From one Chanodichthys erythropterus isolate Z2021 chromosome 3, ASM2448905v1, whole genome shotgun sequence genomic stretch:
- the LOC137015287 gene encoding cytolytic toxin-alpha-like, with translation MVALSMYLKQPNFIYLHSYLWLATVSVANARIEGTKTQVAALGRPLSLGMLYDCREDTFIPGVTLWDTKSLNENVNIHPQYRTKEKFSSSDSLSSKSSLLDVSASLKASFLGGLVEVGGSGKFLHDTKSSHQQSRVTMYYSVTTRYEHLTMSQLSQITYPQVFDQKTATHVVVAVLYGAQAIMVFDRTISDEEKKQEIEGKLNVMVQSISSFSIDGEGSVNMNEDDKKIVENTICTFYGDFLLEQNPTTYVEAIQTYKKLPELIKENPNSVVPIKVWLYPLHLLDNKAAQLEREITTSLVSSIEDIIEELGEAERTYNDLIKSAMVNAFSDIKKRLHSYQESFMIYKSRLLGEVGRILPAIRGGKMEEKSLEEFLKKHSRSPFNADMLNHWLHGAKSELDLLSSVTESLEGIKIEGSYFPMTIFFYRNVDAVVCFTFTSLKYEDPYLSTLKEFLESDRHKELDGSNNTFSVKSLRKWFNDPKVIIKMIENVSQFRRFAEANKDDKSIRFIISAIPNPSIAGGSIYLYKKGELTDTQFQPMSKPSPPIVKKVLPQGVTYKLQKSSSGERVQYRVEYKQVKSHSGAEEPWLFIDTYDEDITLTGLESGKHYVIHYKIVAKVGLSEASDPVSVSLSAPPSRNVFSLDGFFISPEPMTWSDGEQFCKNHGGDLVIIKSFEKQRMVSSFVRGKMHVSVWIGLNDLEIEGNMKWVDNTPLNRGFWMRGEPSNNNGNEDCVIMNPIHSLSNWNDIPCLEKSTVLCE, from the exons ATGGTGGCACTTTCAATGTACCTGAAGCAGCCAAACTTCATTTACTTGCATTCATATCTATGGCTGGCAACCGTATCTGTGGCGAATGCTAGAATTGAAGGAACAAAGACTCAAG TTGCAGCCCTAGGAAGACCTCTGTCTCTTGGTATGCTTTACGACTGCCGTGAAGATACCTTCATTCCAG GTGTTACTCTCTGGGATACAAAATCactgaatgaaaatgtgaaCATTCATCCACAGTACCGAACTAAAGAGAAGTTTAGTAGCTCTGACTCTCTTTCTAGTAAGTCCAGCCTCCTGGATGTAAGTGCTTCTCTGAAGGCCAGTTTCTTGGGAGGGCTGGTGGAGGTGGGAGGATCTGGCAAGTTCCTGCATGACACCAAATCCTCACACCAACAGTCCAGAGTTACAATGTATTACAGTGTAACCACAAGATATGAACATCTCACAATGTCCCAGCTGAGCCAGATCACCTACCCTCAGGTGTTTGACCAGAAAACTGCAACTCATGTGGTCGTTGCTGTGCTGTATGGAGCTCAGGCCATCATGGTATTTGATCGGACAATTTCagatgaagaaaaaaagcagGAGATTGAAGGAAAATTGAATGTCATGGTCCAGAGCATTTCTTCATTTTCCATTGATGGAGAAGGATctgtaaatatgaatgaagaTGACAAGAAAATTGTTGAGAATACCATCTGCACATTTTATGGGGACTTCTTACTTGAGCAGAACCCCACCACATACGTAGAAGCCATACAGACATACAAGAAGCTTCCCGAACTGATAAAGGAGAATCCAAATAGTGTGGTTCCGATAAAAGTCTGGCTTTATCCTCTTCATCTACTGGACAATAAAGCAGCTCAGCTGGAGAGAGAAATCACTACAAGTCTGGTTTCCAGTATTGAAGATATAATCGAGGAGCTGGGAGAAGCAGAGAGGACATACAATGACCTGATCAAAAGTGCAATGGTCAATGCCTTcagtgacattaaaaagaggCTGCACTCATATCAGGAGTCGTTTATGATTTACAAGTCAAGGCTTCTGGGAGAAGTGGGCAGGATCTTACCTGCTATTCGAGGAGGAAAGATGGAGGAGAAGTCTCTGGAAGAATTCCTGAAGAAGCACAGCAGATCCCCATTCAATGCTGACATGCTTAACCACTGGTTACATGGTGCAAAGTCTGAACTTGACCTCTTGAGTTCGGTCACTGAGTCATTGGAAGGGATCAAAATTGAAGGCTCATACTTTCCCATGACCATTTTCTTTTATCGTAACGTTGATGCAGTGGTGTGTTTCACGTTCACATCTCTGAAGTATGAAGACCCATATCTTTCAACCCTGAAAGAGTTTCTGGAATCTGACAGGCATAAAGAGCTAGACGGGAGTAATAATACGTTTTCTGTGAAATCTCTCAGAAAGTGGTTCAATGATCCCAAAGTCATAATAAAGATGATAGAGAATGTGTCTCAATTCAGGAGGTTTGCAGAAGCCAATAAAGATGATAAGAGTATCCGCTTCATTATTTCTGCCATCCCCAATCCCTCCATTGCAGGAGGCTCCATCTATCTGTATAAAAAAGGGGAACTGACAGACACACAGTTCCAGCCCATGTCCAAGCCATCCCCACCAATAGTGAAGAAAGTCCTGCCCCAAGGTGTGACCTATAAACTGCAGAAGTCTTCATCTGGAGAGAGAGTGCAGTACAGAGTGGAGTACAAGCAGGTGAAATCACATTCTGGAGCTGAGGAACCATGGCTTTTTATAGACACATATGATGAAGACATTACTCTGACTGGATTAGAGTCTGGAAAGCATTACGTGATCCACTACAAGATCGTTGCTAAAGTGGGATTGAGTGAAGCCAGTGACCCTGTTAGCGTTTCTCTTAGCGCTCCCCCTTCCA GAAATGTGTTTAGCTTGGATGGGTTTTTCATCTCCCCGGAACCGATGACCTGGTCTGATGGAGAACAGTTTTGCAAGAATCATGGTGGAGATCTGGTCATTATCAAGAGTTTTGAGAAGCAG AGGATGGTATCTTCATTTGTCAGGGGGAAGATGCATGTGTCCGTGTGGATTGGATTGAATGACTTAGAGATCGAAGGCAACATGAAATGGGTGGATAATACACCACTCAATCGAGG GTTCTGGATGAGAGGTGAGCCGAGTAACAATAATGGAAATGAGGACTGTGTTATTATGAATCCAATACACTCCCTGAGTAACTGGAATGATATCCCATGCCTTGAGAAGAGCACTGTTCTTTGTGAATAA